The following is a genomic window from Chloracidobacterium sp..
CGGACATCTTTTCGCCGCGCAGGCACTGGTGAATGGCATTATGCTCGCTGTCAACCGGCAGAATTTCGGCACCGCTGCGTTCCGCGGCGCGGGTCATCAGTTCACCGGCAATAACAAGCGTCTCTTTGTTCGCAAGAGCGATGCGTTTGCCGGCCTCGATTGCCCTTAAGGTCGGGACAAACCCGACGGCACCAACCGTAGCGGAAACAAGTGTGCAGGACTTTTCGTGGGCAGCAACGGCAACGAGGCCGGCGTTGCCGTATTCGATCCGAGGTCTATTGCCCTCCAATAAGCTCTCTAACTCCGCAGCCGTTTGTTCATCTGCGACCGCGACCAACTCTGGCTCAAATTGGGCTATCTGGCGGGCAAAAACAGCCATATTACGCCCGGCAGCCATTGCAGCGACGCGAATGTTGCCCAGGTGTTGCACTACTTTTAGCGTGTTGCAGCCGATCGAACCGGTCGAGCCGAGGATGGAAATCACCTTCATAAACGCCTAGCTAGATTATCACACCTTACTGTCTGTAATAGCTGTAACACATCAATTGGAGGTTGATCGCCACGTATCGTGATGATGCGCGAAATTTCGGATGATCTGGTTAGCCATTAATTAAGGGTCTTCTTAAAGCCGGCGAGCATTTTCTTGACTTCAATGATAGCCTCAGACAGATCAGTAAAAACAGAGGCCTCGATAAACCCAAGGTCGTGGGCCATCAATGCGTAATATTCCAACCGCACTGCCAAAGAAAGGGCATAATTCAAGGAGCCGGCAAAGTCTTCGTCCCGCTGTTTGCCGGCACCCTCGGCAATGTATGCCGGGATGTCAACCGCAGTTTTTCGCAGTGAATGCCTGAGTCCGAACACCTCTTCGCGCGGAAATTCGGCAGTAACTCGATAAGTTCCTAAGGCCAACTCGTGTGCCTTTTGCCAAACTTTTAGGTTGCGAAAATCCTGCATATTGATCACAGCTTTCAGCCGTCAGCTAGTAGCCGTCAGCCTTTGCTGAAAGCTAACGGCTGACAGCTGAAAGCTGTTCCTTAACTATCACAGCCGCTTTATCGACAGGCTCGCGAAAACGTTCGCGTGTTGCCAGATTTTGAAACGAAACCATGCCTTCCGCAACGTCTGTTGAGTTAACGGTGAAGATCCACGGAACTTTTATAGAATTGGCGTATTTCCATTGCTTATCTTCTTTATCGGCTTGTGGATAAACGGTCACGCGGATGCCGTGGCCCCGCAGTTCATTCGCCAGCTTTAGCGAATCCGCGATCGTTTCTTCGCTAAATATCGTCACGAACACATCCGCAGGTGTCGATTCGACGATCTTGGGCGGGAACATTCCGCGTTCTTCCATTACGACGAGGATGCGTTCAAGTCCTAAAGAAAAGCCGCAAGCCGGTATCTGCTCCTTTTCGAACATTCCGATCAGCCCGTCATATCTACCGCCGCCGCCGAGGCTGCCCGAAAGGTCCGGGACATTTATTTCCATGATCGAACCCGTATAGTACGAAAGCCCGCGAGCGAGGCTTGCATCGATCTTTACCGAAGGCGTCGCCGCGAGCGAAAGTATGCGGTCGAGATCGGCCAGGCCTTGTTTACCGGCAGCATGATCCCCTATGAAATCGCCGAGGATCTCAAGGATCAACATATTGCCGGCGTCCGTAAGCCGTTCAAAAAGAGCAATAAGGCGTTCACCGCCGATGAGGCCGCGCTCGGCAAATTCTTTAAGCACACCTTCGCTCCCGATCTTATCGAGTTTATCGAGAGCGATGAGGGCATCGCCGTGTCGGTCATCCGCGATACCGACGGCGTCGAGCATGCCGCGCAGCACTTCACGATGATTTAGTCTGATGATGAAGTCCGCAAACCCGAGCCTTGAAAGCACCTGTTTCACCGCCGAGATCAACTCGGCTTCGATCACAGGTGAATTCGATCCGATGCAGTCAACGTCGCATTGATAGAATTCGCGAAAGCGTCCGCGGGCAGGACGGTCGGCGCGCCAAACGGGCTGAATCTGATAGCGTTTGAAGAACTTTGGCAGGCGTTCGCGTTCATTTGCAACGACGCGTGCAAGCGGCACGGTCAGATCATAGCGGAGTGCGAGATCGGCAAGGTCCGACTCTTTTGCATCTGCAGAAAGTGCGGCCGTGAACTTTTCGCCGCGTTTCAATATCTTGAATATGAGCTGGTTGCCTTCTTCGCCGTATTTGCCGGTGAGTGTTTCAAGATTTTCGAATGCGGGCGTCTCAAGCGGCTCAAAACCATAGCGCTCGTACACTTCTTTTATGATGCCGACAACGTATTCTCTCTTACGAATGTCGGCGGGGAGGAAGTCGCGTGTGCCTCGTGCGGGTTTCGTGCTTGCCATAGCTTAGAAAGGTCTCTTCAAACAGCCGCCCCGAACACTTAACGCGCGGCGGAATAGATATTCTTCAACTCGACATAGTTCTTCCAAGACTTGTCGAGATATGCGATCTCATCATCGGTAAGGTCGCGTTTTACGCGCGCCGGTACACCAAGTGCGAGCACACGCGGCGGGATCACCGTTTTTGGCGAGACGAGCGAGCCGGCGCCGATGATGGCTTGTTCGCCGATATGTGCTTCGTCCATAACGGTCGCACCCATTCCGATAAGGCATTGACGCTCGACGCGGCAACCGTGCAGCGTTACGCGATGGCCGACAGTTACTTCTTCACCGATGATCGTCGGGCCGAAGTTCTGGCTGACATGGATCATCGTCATATCCTGCAGATTTGTGCGTGCTCCGATGCGTATGTAGCTGACATCGCCGCGAATGACCGAGCCGAACCAGACATTCGCATCCTCGCCGATCTCAACATCGCCGATGACGAAAACATCGTCGGCAAGATAAACGCTCGGGTGAATTACCGGCTTGGTGTCTTTGAAATCAAGTATCGTGGCCATCTTACAAAAAGCTTTATCTCAGCGAGCGAATTTTCGCTTCAGCATTCCGAAAAGTTCCTCTAACTCGTGCACCTTGAGCAGTTTGGCGACAATGATGAATGAAAGCCCGCCGAAGGCGATCGGGACGAACGCCTCGGCAAATCGCAGCCAAAATCCGTTCATACCGAACTGCGTAAGCATTGCCTTATAGACAGCATAACAGACAGCCGACAGTATGGCCGAAGCCACTGCAATCTTGATGAATGATGAAAGGATCGCACGGCCGTTCAAACGCTTGATGCGGCCGCGCAGCAATATGCCGAGTGCGAAGAAATTTACGAGTGCCACGAGTGATGTTGCCAGAGCGACGCCTACGTGGCCGTAACCGTAAGGCGTTTCAGGTGTTACGCCATAGTGCGAAAATACTTCCCGCAAGGTGTAGCCGCCTACGAAG
Proteins encoded in this region:
- a CDS encoding gamma carbonic anhydrase family protein encodes the protein MATILDFKDTKPVIHPSVYLADDVFVIGDVEIGEDANVWFGSVIRGDVSYIRIGARTNLQDMTMIHVSQNFGPTIIGEEVTVGHRVTLHGCRVERQCLIGMGATVMDEAHIGEQAIIGAGSLVSPKTVIPPRVLALGVPARVKRDLTDDEIAYLDKSWKNYVELKNIYSAAR
- a CDS encoding four helix bundle protein, which codes for MQDFRNLKVWQKAHELALGTYRVTAEFPREEVFGLRHSLRKTAVDIPAYIAEGAGKQRDEDFAGSLNYALSLAVRLEYYALMAHDLGFIEASVFTDLSEAIIEVKKMLAGFKKTLN
- the hisS gene encoding histidine--tRNA ligase, encoding MASTKPARGTRDFLPADIRKREYVVGIIKEVYERYGFEPLETPAFENLETLTGKYGEEGNQLIFKILKRGEKFTAALSADAKESDLADLALRYDLTVPLARVVANERERLPKFFKRYQIQPVWRADRPARGRFREFYQCDVDCIGSNSPVIEAELISAVKQVLSRLGFADFIIRLNHREVLRGMLDAVGIADDRHGDALIALDKLDKIGSEGVLKEFAERGLIGGERLIALFERLTDAGNMLILEILGDFIGDHAAGKQGLADLDRILSLAATPSVKIDASLARGLSYYTGSIMEINVPDLSGSLGGGGRYDGLIGMFEKEQIPACGFSLGLERILVVMEERGMFPPKIVESTPADVFVTIFSEETIADSLKLANELRGHGIRVTVYPQADKEDKQWKYANSIKVPWIFTVNSTDVAEGMVSFQNLATRERFREPVDKAAVIVKEQLSAVSR